From a region of the Paenibacillus sp. R14(2021) genome:
- the sigI gene encoding RNA polymerase sigma factor SigI, with protein MLLVLFKRIFGGKHDSTSVPPDHPTAPEEIVELIRRGEASRDDFIAAYKPYIAKVTSRFCKRYIDPARSDEFSIAMAAFDEAIEQFSSQAGKSFLGFAETVIRRRLIDYVRKESRHQGTVPYSAFDQDDEDELTINPIETNEAMHRYSLSQEADARRLEIIEYDGRLRTFGITFAEMPELSPKHSDSRELLISISRLLAGDPALYDNMETKQKLPIKELCEMAGVSRKTIERNRKYIIALAILHNGDFPYLQQYIKPVNDVREAITETKGVRA; from the coding sequence TTGTTACTTGTTCTGTTCAAACGAATTTTCGGCGGCAAGCATGATTCGACCTCAGTCCCTCCGGATCACCCGACAGCACCAGAGGAAATTGTGGAGCTGATTCGCCGCGGCGAAGCTTCGCGCGATGATTTTATCGCCGCGTATAAGCCGTATATCGCGAAGGTGACGAGTCGATTCTGCAAACGGTACATCGATCCCGCCCGTTCAGACGAATTCAGCATTGCTATGGCAGCATTTGACGAAGCGATCGAGCAGTTCTCAAGTCAGGCAGGAAAATCGTTTCTCGGCTTTGCCGAAACGGTCATTCGGCGCAGGCTTATTGACTATGTCCGAAAAGAAAGCCGTCATCAAGGGACCGTCCCTTACAGCGCGTTCGACCAGGATGACGAGGATGAATTGACGATCAACCCGATTGAAACGAACGAGGCGATGCACCGCTACTCGCTATCTCAGGAAGCGGATGCAAGGCGCCTAGAGATCATCGAATACGACGGCAGATTGCGGACCTTCGGCATTACCTTCGCCGAAATGCCAGAGCTGTCTCCTAAACATAGCGATTCAAGAGAGCTGCTTATTTCCATCAGCCGGCTGCTGGCGGGCGACCCCGCGCTGTATGACAACATGGAAACGAAGCAGAAACTGCCCATCAAGGAGCTGTGCGAGATGGCCGGCGTTTCCCGTAAGACGATCGAGCGAAACCGTAAATACATTATTGCGCTCGCGATTTTACATAATGGTGATTTCCCGTATTTACAGCAGTACATTAAGCCTGTGAACGACGTTCGAGAAGCCATAACCGAAACGAAAGGAGTGAGAGCATGA
- a CDS encoding anti-sigma factor domain-containing protein, with protein sequence MSRGIVMESSGKHVIVLMSDGQFRKVRASRKLQIGEEYTFSEQRRMQRPRRLYSFSAGAAALVLMLFVPFFVNHFSKQSSVVAYLTMDVNPSIELGINKDEQVEELRPINDDGADVTAGLSYKGLPLQQVTEAIMDRISAGPYLNSGEGDVVITSVVVGKTEIPAYESDVTSHMDAAVRKSLAKTDKGRKLQVEVTTLSAPKEVRDEAKQEGLSAGKLAFYLMAKKHGYKVTIQELKKESIHQAAKSMGGVAAVMDDDKPHSSDDKPSKGDDKSLGSKPQTSLQAQAEETHKTDEQEKAKEAQREKQKLQLRELLKKEQEKRDKHKGGRRHSDLTNISTKHDSPGNNYDKGHGGKRNDDGVKEVNHSQQHAGNEDNGGKHSSSGGKHYNQDSPNSGGQEDGENSSNGRHNGVNQGNQGKAPSAANAGKNGNGQVKQGVNKNGTGKQQDKEKDKDKNDNNDNNDNNKDKDKSNNDG encoded by the coding sequence ATGAGTCGAGGAATTGTAATGGAATCGTCGGGCAAGCATGTCATCGTATTAATGTCGGATGGTCAATTCCGTAAAGTTCGTGCTTCCCGCAAGCTTCAGATCGGTGAAGAGTATACGTTCTCGGAGCAAAGGCGCATGCAGCGTCCCCGCAGATTATACAGCTTCAGCGCAGGGGCTGCGGCGCTCGTGCTGATGCTCTTCGTGCCGTTCTTCGTGAATCATTTCTCGAAGCAGTCTTCTGTAGTTGCGTATTTGACGATGGATGTCAATCCAAGCATCGAGCTTGGCATCAACAAGGATGAGCAGGTTGAAGAGCTGCGGCCGATCAATGACGATGGAGCGGACGTGACGGCAGGCTTGTCGTACAAAGGATTGCCGCTTCAGCAGGTGACTGAAGCGATTATGGACCGCATCAGCGCAGGTCCTTACTTAAACAGCGGCGAAGGCGACGTTGTCATTACTAGCGTCGTTGTCGGCAAAACCGAAATTCCGGCATACGAGAGCGATGTAACCTCGCATATGGATGCCGCGGTTCGCAAATCTCTGGCCAAGACGGACAAGGGACGCAAGCTTCAAGTCGAGGTAACGACGCTGTCGGCTCCGAAGGAAGTTAGGGACGAGGCGAAGCAGGAAGGTCTCTCGGCGGGGAAATTAGCCTTCTATTTGATGGCTAAGAAGCATGGATATAAAGTGACGATTCAGGAGTTGAAGAAGGAGTCCATTCATCAGGCTGCCAAATCAATGGGCGGGGTTGCTGCCGTCATGGACGACGATAAGCCGCACAGCTCTGACGATAAGCCGAGTAAAGGCGATGATAAGAGCCTGGGATCGAAACCGCAAACGTCTCTTCAGGCTCAGGCTGAAGAGACCCATAAAACGGATGAGCAAGAAAAGGCGAAGGAAGCGCAGCGGGAGAAGCAGAAATTGCAGCTGAGAGAGCTGCTGAAGAAAGAGCAGGAGAAGCGCGACAAGCATAAGGGCGGAAGGCGGCATAGCGATCTCACGAACATCAGCACCAAGCATGATTCCCCGGGCAATAATTATGATAAAGGGCACGGAGGTAAACGGAACGATGACGGTGTGAAAGAAGTCAATCATTCGCAGCAGCATGCCGGGAATGAAGACAATGGCGGCAAGCATAGCAGCAGCGGCGGTAAACATTATAACCAAGACAGCCCGAACAGCGGCGGCCAGGAAGACGGGGAAAACTCTTCCAACGGCCGCCATAACGGCGTTAACCAGGGGAATCAAGGGAAAGCCCCCTCGGCTGCGAATGCGGGGAAGAATGGGAATGGCCAAGTAAAGCAGGGCGTCAATAAGAACGGCACAGGCAAGCAGCAGGACAAAGAGAAAGACAAAGACAAAAATGACAACAACGACAACAACGATAATAATAAGGATAAAGACAAAAGCAACAACGATGGATAG
- a CDS encoding leucyl aminopeptidase, protein MSIQFTYSKHNEASVEADFDVVIAFVNKDELKQAAAGAGQGYPAAWIHPQLDDSMRQHAAKELFRADAKETLVLPTLGLYGSAHVIYVGIASQESLTTDGLRDAAAAAAKASKRLKAVAVKQLLPAFLSHGTSTITAAQAAQALTEGYALGLFTRKTAKKINTRRQSHVQTVAFAPTDTLAEPDKAAAAAHWERGIRRGVIFAEGVIYARNLTNLPGDVLIPIKLAEEAEQLAQSFGMACDIIDEQQASAQGMGGLIGVGKGSINPPRMIVIHYEGDPGNEEKWGIIGKGITFDTGGISLKKGLGMEEMISDMGGAAAVLGLVRILGELKPKLNAVIVVPSAENMPSDRAVKPGDVLTMMNGTTVEVVNTDAEGRLVLADGLTTAIRSGSTKLIDVATLTGAVMVSLGDVATGAVTNDETLQQQVILASKRAGERIWPLPVFPEFRRQLDSEAADMKNSGSRFGGASIGGLFIGAFAEERPWVHLDIGGTAWLERDRSWEVKGGTGVMVRTLAELLTGEHMQ, encoded by the coding sequence ATGAGCATTCAATTTACATATAGCAAACATAACGAGGCGAGTGTTGAGGCGGATTTTGACGTCGTGATCGCATTCGTGAACAAGGACGAACTGAAGCAAGCAGCGGCAGGAGCCGGCCAAGGGTATCCGGCGGCTTGGATTCATCCCCAGCTGGATGATTCCATGCGTCAGCATGCGGCGAAGGAGCTGTTCAGGGCCGATGCCAAGGAAACGCTTGTGCTGCCGACGCTCGGTTTATATGGATCGGCGCATGTTATTTATGTCGGCATCGCTTCGCAGGAGAGCTTGACGACTGACGGACTGCGGGACGCTGCCGCAGCGGCGGCGAAGGCGTCCAAGCGGCTAAAAGCAGTAGCAGTGAAGCAGCTGCTTCCGGCCTTTCTATCCCATGGCACGTCAACAATCACGGCTGCACAAGCCGCACAGGCGCTGACGGAAGGCTACGCGTTGGGATTGTTTACGCGCAAGACGGCGAAGAAGATCAATACGCGCAGGCAGTCTCATGTTCAGACCGTTGCCTTTGCTCCGACGGATACGCTGGCAGAGCCGGACAAAGCAGCAGCTGCCGCGCACTGGGAAAGAGGTATTCGCCGCGGCGTGATCTTCGCGGAGGGCGTAATCTATGCACGAAATTTAACCAACCTGCCAGGCGATGTGCTTATTCCTATCAAGCTTGCGGAAGAAGCGGAGCAGCTGGCACAGTCCTTCGGTATGGCATGCGACATTATCGACGAGCAGCAGGCGTCGGCGCAAGGCATGGGCGGTCTCATCGGCGTCGGCAAGGGCAGCATCAACCCGCCGCGGATGATCGTCATTCATTATGAAGGCGACCCCGGTAATGAGGAGAAATGGGGCATCATCGGCAAAGGCATTACCTTCGATACGGGCGGCATTTCGCTCAAGAAGGGTCTTGGCATGGAAGAAATGATCTCGGATATGGGCGGCGCGGCTGCGGTACTGGGCTTGGTCCGCATTCTTGGCGAGCTGAAGCCGAAGCTGAACGCGGTAATTGTCGTGCCGTCCGCGGAGAATATGCCTTCTGACCGGGCCGTGAAGCCTGGCGACGTACTCACGATGATGAACGGTACGACGGTGGAGGTCGTGAATACGGATGCGGAAGGCCGGCTGGTGTTAGCCGACGGCTTGACGACGGCCATTCGCAGCGGCTCGACGAAGCTTATCGATGTGGCAACGCTGACTGGCGCTGTCATGGTATCGCTCGGCGACGTGGCCACAGGTGCCGTAACGAATGATGAAACGCTGCAGCAGCAGGTCATACTCGCATCGAAGCGAGCGGGAGAGCGGATATGGCCGCTCCCTGTCTTCCCCGAATTCCGCCGGCAGCTCGACAGCGAAGCGGCGGATATGAAGAACAGCGGCAGCCGGTTTGGCGGTGCCAGCATCGGCGGTCTGTTCATCGGCGCGTTCGCGGAAGAACGGCCTTGGGTGCATTTGGACATCGGCGGCACGGCGTGGCTTGAACGGGATCGTTCATGGGAAGTGAAGGGCGGCACGGGCGTCATGGTAAGGACGCTCGCCGAGCTGCTTACCGGCGAGCACATGCAATAG
- a CDS encoding ATP-binding protein — MQAIRKRYFPALAEYIRSGSEASLYEATEIGKLLHGIHPEDIIAIHEESMQMLVANVDSDEALRLYSRSFIFLIELMVAFRFRVQPEQTSEQRFSEMRDMLLSSHRSFRMVKNKYENVLQHMDSGIAIFDGDGMLSFINVQMAKLLDIPRKTLIGCNLIDILSHSRLSRSTKRIILRLYKEVFLRRSRYLEFLDANGRYLLVTVTYGDQLDGDYLFSVKDVTEYKQIEQSAYQNDKLAMLGKIAAAIAHEIRNPLTSIRGFIQLLKPHLTQLGKEEYSRIILTEIDRANDIIYEFLNSSKPSAPMKEQVPINSLLKEVILLSESEALMKGYQIQFETYDEEMAVSIDVKQVKQVILNILRNAMEAIGELEGERSGRIDIITRRDGKEAEITIRDNGKGMDQLTKSKLFDPFFTTKASGTGLGLSVSYRIVRNHGGKIRVSSNTGEGTEFNIYLPLAE, encoded by the coding sequence ATGCAAGCCATTCGTAAGCGCTACTTTCCTGCCCTGGCTGAGTATATTCGAAGCGGCAGCGAAGCCTCCCTGTATGAAGCGACGGAGATCGGCAAGCTGCTGCACGGTATTCATCCGGAAGACATAATCGCCATACACGAAGAGTCCATGCAAATGCTCGTGGCTAACGTGGATTCGGACGAGGCGCTGCGGCTGTACAGCCGCTCGTTTATTTTTCTTATTGAATTAATGGTAGCTTTTCGGTTTCGGGTTCAGCCGGAGCAGACATCGGAGCAGCGATTCAGCGAAATGAGGGACATGCTGCTCAGTTCGCACCGTTCGTTCCGCATGGTGAAGAATAAGTACGAGAACGTACTGCAGCATATGGACAGCGGCATCGCCATCTTCGATGGGGATGGCATGCTCTCCTTCATTAACGTGCAAATGGCCAAGTTGCTCGATATTCCTCGTAAAACGCTCATCGGCTGCAATCTTATCGATATTTTATCGCATAGCAGGCTGAGCAGAAGCACCAAACGAATCATTCTTCGCTTGTATAAGGAAGTGTTTCTGAGAAGAAGCCGGTATTTGGAATTCTTAGACGCGAACGGGCGCTATCTGCTGGTTACCGTGACCTATGGGGATCAATTGGACGGCGACTATTTATTTAGCGTAAAGGACGTTACCGAGTACAAGCAGATCGAACAATCTGCGTACCAGAACGACAAGCTGGCAATGCTGGGTAAAATCGCAGCCGCGATCGCGCATGAAATCCGCAATCCGCTCACGTCCATCCGCGGCTTTATTCAGCTGCTGAAGCCGCATCTTACGCAGCTGGGTAAAGAAGAATATTCCAGAATCATTTTGACCGAAATCGACCGCGCTAACGATATTATCTATGAGTTCTTGAATTCATCGAAGCCCTCTGCGCCTATGAAGGAGCAGGTGCCGATTAACTCGCTGCTCAAGGAAGTCATTCTCTTGTCGGAAAGCGAAGCCTTGATGAAGGGCTATCAGATCCAATTCGAGACCTATGACGAGGAAATGGCGGTTTCCATTGACGTGAAGCAGGTGAAGCAGGTGATTTTGAACATTCTCCGCAACGCGATGGAGGCGATCGGCGAGCTGGAAGGCGAACGTAGCGGACGAATTGATATCATTACGAGGCGCGATGGCAAGGAAGCCGAAATCACGATTCGGGATAATGGCAAAGGGATGGATCAATTGACGAAGTCGAAGCTGTTCGATCCTTTTTTTACAACGAAGGCATCGGGCACGGGATTGGGCTTGTCCGTCAGCTATCGGATCGTTCGAAATCATGGCGGAAAAATCCGCGTGTCCAGTAATACCGGCGAAGGAACGGAGTTTAATATCTATTTGCCATTGGCGGAATAA